One part of the Ralstonia pickettii genome encodes these proteins:
- a CDS encoding VOC family protein, which yields MIDHTGVVVSDFDASKRFYEQALGAIGLAKVLEFPAAVTGHTDVAGFGPPGKAEFWISAAMAGQAPNKPPLHVAFRVDTRGEVEVFYAAAMAAGGTDNGAPGVRAHYHRNYYAAFVRDPDGHNIEAVCHAPV from the coding sequence ATGATCGATCACACCGGCGTCGTCGTTAGCGATTTCGACGCCAGCAAGCGGTTCTACGAACAGGCGCTCGGCGCCATTGGCCTGGCCAAGGTGCTGGAGTTTCCCGCCGCCGTGACAGGCCACACCGACGTGGCCGGCTTTGGCCCGCCGGGCAAGGCGGAGTTCTGGATTTCGGCGGCGATGGCGGGGCAGGCGCCGAACAAGCCGCCGCTGCACGTGGCCTTTCGCGTCGATACGCGTGGCGAGGTGGAGGTGTTCTACGCCGCTGCGATGGCTGCCGGCGGCACCGACAACGGCGCGCCCGGCGTGCGCGCGCACTATCACCGGAATTACTACGCCGCGTTTGTGCGCGACCCCGACGGTCACAACATCGAAGCCGTTTGCCACGCACCGGTTTGA
- the yidC gene encoding membrane protein insertase YidC → MDIKRTILWVIFSLAVVLLFDNWQRANGHQSMFFPTPQTATTTAAAPGSTPAGDVPSNASTTAAAGAQTAPATGAASQAPASEKIVISTDLLRATIDTAGAIVTKLELLDQKDHDGNPMVLFDRSVERTYLARSGLIGGDFPNHTTVFTASAGPRDLGTGNDVSITLTADKGGAKLAKTYVFKRGSYVIDTRFDVTNDGTAPINPTLYMELARDGGAVEQSRFYSTFTGPAVYTDGDKFHKITFADIDKGKAQVPAPTDSGWVAMVQHYFASAWIPADNVKREYYVNRVDTNFYRIGIQEPLGTVAPGASVSATARLFAGPQQARMLESITPGLDLVKDYGWLTIVAKPLFWLLEKIHALLGNWGWSIVALTVLIKLVFFPLSATSYRSMAKMKDLQPRMTAIRERHKGDPQKMNQEMMTLYRTEKVNPLGGCLPIVIQIPVFMALYWALLSSVEMRGAPWIGWVHDLSTPDPFYILPVLMAVSMFVQTKLNPTPPDPVQAKVMMFMPIAFSVMFFFFPAGLVLYWVVNNCLSIAQQWSINRMLGTNNKAAPAK, encoded by the coding sequence ATGGATATCAAACGCACCATTCTCTGGGTGATCTTCTCGCTGGCGGTTGTCCTGCTGTTCGACAACTGGCAACGCGCGAATGGCCACCAGTCGATGTTCTTCCCGACACCGCAAACGGCCACCACGACGGCCGCTGCGCCGGGCAGCACGCCCGCAGGCGACGTGCCGAGCAACGCCTCCACGACGGCAGCCGCCGGAGCGCAGACCGCCCCGGCCACGGGCGCGGCTTCACAAGCACCGGCTTCGGAAAAGATCGTCATCTCGACCGACCTGCTGCGGGCCACGATCGACACCGCTGGCGCCATCGTGACCAAGCTGGAACTGCTTGACCAGAAGGACCACGACGGCAACCCGATGGTGCTGTTCGACCGCAGCGTCGAGCGTACCTATCTGGCGCGCTCGGGCCTCATCGGCGGCGATTTCCCGAACCACACGACGGTGTTCACGGCATCGGCCGGCCCGCGCGACCTGGGCACGGGCAACGATGTCTCGATCACGCTGACGGCCGACAAGGGCGGCGCCAAGCTGGCCAAGACGTACGTCTTCAAGCGCGGCAGCTACGTGATCGACACGCGCTTCGACGTGACCAACGACGGCACTGCGCCGATCAACCCGACGCTGTATATGGAACTGGCCCGCGATGGCGGCGCTGTGGAGCAATCGCGCTTCTACAGCACGTTCACCGGCCCGGCCGTGTACACCGACGGCGACAAGTTCCACAAGATCACCTTTGCCGACATCGACAAGGGCAAGGCACAGGTGCCGGCCCCGACCGACAGCGGCTGGGTGGCGATGGTGCAGCACTACTTTGCATCGGCTTGGATTCCGGCAGACAACGTCAAGCGCGAGTACTACGTCAACCGCGTCGATACCAACTTCTACCGCATCGGCATCCAGGAGCCGCTGGGCACCGTGGCGCCGGGCGCCAGTGTGTCGGCCACGGCACGTCTGTTCGCCGGCCCGCAGCAAGCGCGCATGCTTGAGTCCATCACGCCGGGCCTGGACCTGGTGAAGGACTATGGCTGGCTGACCATCGTCGCCAAGCCGCTGTTCTGGCTGCTGGAAAAGATTCACGCACTGCTGGGCAACTGGGGCTGGTCGATCGTTGCACTCACCGTGCTGATCAAGCTGGTGTTCTTCCCGCTGTCGGCCACGAGCTACCGCTCGATGGCCAAGATGAAGGACCTGCAGCCGCGCATGACGGCCATCCGCGAGCGCCACAAGGGCGATCCGCAGAAGATGAACCAGGAAATGATGACGCTGTACCGCACCGAGAAGGTCAATCCGCTCGGCGGCTGCCTGCCGATCGTGATCCAGATTCCGGTGTTCATGGCGTTGTACTGGGCGCTGCTGTCGTCGGTCGAAATGCGCGGTGCGCCCTGGATCGGCTGGGTGCACGACCTGTCCACGCCCGACCCGTTCTACATCCTGCCGGTGCTGATGGCCGTGTCGATGTTCGTGCAGACCAAGCTGAACCCGACCCCGCCGGACCCGGTGCAGGCCAAGGTGATGATGTTCATGCCGATCGCGTTCTCGGTGATGTTCTTCTTCTTCCCGGCCGGCCTGGTGCTGTACTGGGTGGTGAACAACTGCCTGTCGATCGCGCAGCAATGGTCGATCAACCGCATGCTGGGCACCAACAACAAGGCGGCACCCGCCAAGTAA